The stretch of DNA CGACTGTCCCAGCTCCAAGTCCTCAGGTCTAAGAGGGGCACGGCCCTTCTGCAGCCCCACCTGCCCAGGCTCCCCAGCTATGGCACCGTGAGACTGGCTGACAGTGCAGGAATGGAAGCCCCAGCTGCCCAGACGGCTTGGGGAATCCTGGGGAGCAGGTGGCCAGAGACAGGCACGCACCCGGCCCTCTGCACCCAGAGCGGGGCCCGGAGAAGAGAGGAAGCCCCTTGTTCACGTAAGGCCCTGCTTCCTGGGCCCACCAACAGCCAGTGAAAGAGGAGTTTCCAGCTCCACGGGGGCTGCTCCCTGGTTTCAGGGGCCTGGGAAGGGCTTGGCTCTTTTTCCTGGTTTCCTACTCTGGAGTGAGCTGGGGTCTCCCCCTCCCACTGTGGGCTGAGGGGAAAGACCTCTGTGTGCATCCCACAGGCCTGGCCAATCTCAGGGTCCTCAAGAGGCTTTTGAGGGGGCACAGCCCAAACTCCTGGGCCTCCCCTTGAGgtctcctcccagcccccacccagaGGACCTTCCCACAGCCTTGGGAGCTGAAGCCCATGTTGCCCCGTCCAGGTGGCCTCTGTGGGTGTCCACACTCCTTTCCCTCAGGGCCAGGGTGGGTCCCACCCCCAGCACTCACAGCCCCTCCCTCTCTGGCCTCCCTGCTCTCCGCACCCTCCCTGCCAGAGACTGGTGCCACCGACCCTGCCCCGATGGCCACACTGCACCGCACCGGCTAAGTCAGAACCACACAAGGAGAAGAACCAAGATCTGGCCCCACCCCGTCCCAGGCTGCGTGCTCCTCCTCGGAAGGTCTCTGAGAcccatccctgcctccctccccaagGGTCTGAGCCTCCCTCACCGGGGTTCCCAGCGGAGGTAGACAGTGGATGAGTGGTCCGAGGAGGGGCGACTGCAGCCGAGGAGCTGaagggaggtggaggcgggagggCCAGGAAGGGGGATCTGGAAGGCCCCAGGCGCTCCCCACCCATCCAGCCTCGGCCTCTGCTCTGGTCGCGTTGCCCAGCAAGGCCTCTCCTTGGACTGGGGCTCAGACAGTCTGCCCTGGTCGGGGCCACGGATGCCGCAAAGGCCCCTTAACTCAGCTAGCCAGGGTGCAAGACTGCACCCACGGCTGAGAAGCCAGGGGTTACGAGTGTGGCCCTGCTGGGACCTCCTCAGCTGCATCCTTCAGTGTAAACACCACAGATCTTCCAGGGCCAGCCGGGCAGGCAGGACAGGAGCCCAGGAAGGCCGCAGTCCAGCTCCCCTCCCCGCTGACCCGGGGCCTGACCCAGCCCGGTGACCCGAGCAGAAGGAAACCCAAGCTCCGGCCCTCCCTCCGGTGGCGTCTGAAGGTCTCAGCGGCCACAGCCTCCCCAGGGGCCCTGCACCCACAACCGCCCACCTCAGACCGGAGAGAGAGGGATGGATGAGCGGAGCCAGGCCCAATTCCCACCAGGGTGACAGGGTCACGGTGCCTCACCCTCGACTGCCTCTGCAGACCAGCCCCGCCCAGACTTTCCGACCCAGGACAGTTGAACTCAGCCTAAAAAGCACCCGTCCAGAGGGCCTGAGTCCGGCCGTGGGGCCTCCTGCTGCGGAGAGGTGTCCTGCACCCCCGTGTGGCAGGGAGAGGCCTGGGCATGTGGGCTGGGGGCCcgaggggttagggttagggttagggtggagacagggtttgccCAGCCCTCACCTGTCACGCTTCTCGTCACCCCCTCGTGAGGGCCGTGGGCGTGGGGTGGGCAGGAGGCCCTGCTGGGCTGGGTCACACGCATGACACACGGCTGTCATCACACCGAGGCACCCGTGAGTCACTGCCCCAGAGCAGGGGCTGCCCCCGGCCTCCCAAACAAAGACCCTTTGTCCCCAGGCCTCTGGTGCCAGGCTCACCTGTGCAGCAGTCAGATGTGCAGGCAGACAGACACGCCGGTGGCTCAGCAGGCACAGGCAGGGCCAGGGCGTGTTCCTCACCCGGACACACTGCCGTTCCAGGGTCAGGCTGAGGTAGACCCCTGGGGGACAGGCCCTGAGGTCACCACAGCTCAGAGTGGCCTGAACTAGGAGTCCAAGGCAGACTGGCCAAGCCCAGCCCGTGAGCGACGGCCCCAGGATGCAGCGCCAAGCTCTGACCCCAGCTCCAGCCCCCAGCAGCCTCCAAGCACAGCAGACCCCAGGGCAGCGCTCTGCAGGCAGGAAAGAGCTCCCCGTCAGGACAGTGTGCTGAGCAGCCCCCAGCTGGGTGTGGGACCCCTCCCTGGACCCTTTCACCCAGTTTGGGGAGCCCCAAATGCCGAAGCAGCCGTCACAGCTCCGTGGGCCCCTGTGTTGTCCCTGGTGGGACCAAGGCTATGTGGTCTCCTGGAGCCCAGGGACCCCGGCCACGCCTGCTCCAGGCACTGAGTGGCCGGCCAAGGGCTCGGGCCCTGGGGCTCTGGACGGCTGCCCTGGGTTTGCTCCCACGGCGGGGACCGTGCTGCTGGCTCTGCAGAGTCCCAGTCCCAGGGACAGAGACCCACACGGACGTGCAGACACATGGGCACGCACGCACCAGCCACAGGAACACACAGCTGTCAACCCGGGGTCAACACAGGGCACCTGgcacatagatttttaaaaaggaggccaggcaggtCTGTTTGGATCCCACACGCCCCCCTACACAGCCCCCAGATGCCCCCAACATGCCCCCAGGCCACGCTTGTTCCAAGGCCTAGATGACAGTGGTCACAACGTGTGGTGTGGTCTGTGGCCTGGGACAGGCCCCAGGAACGCCCTGAGCTTACTCCAGAGAGGCTGGAAGGCAGCCCAAGGGGCCCTTGGAACAGACACCCTCCCAGCTGCAGGGCAGCAGGGGCGGCAGGAGCAGCAGAGGCGGGGAGAAGGAGGTGAAGTCAGATGCCAAAGCTGGGCCTCCAGTGCCTGCCTGCCCTGACTGCAGCCCCAGGGTCCACACCCAGGTGCCCCCAGGGGCCAGGCTAGGGCAGCCACATCTCCCACGTACCCAAGAGTGGGGCCCTCGAGGCACCGGGGACAGATGGGCAATGATGTCCACACCTGACTGGCAGGGCTGGGGTTGGGCCCAGCTTCCTCCTCACAGCCAGgagcccccagccctgcctccctggCTCCTGCTGCCCCTCGGGGTGGCTGCCGCACCTGGCCCCAAGAGGACTTTCTGGCTGCCCTGAGCTCCCGTCCGCATTTCTGTCCGTTCAAGACCAGGCCAGCACCAGAGCTGGGAATACTGGCTCCGACCCAGCCGAGGCAGCCCTGGGCAGGGTGGGCCCAGCAGTTCCAGCTGGGGCTCTAGGGAAGGGCCGGTCCTGTGAGTGCAGGAGCTGGAGGGTTGGTGGGGGGAGTGTCCCCACACCAGGCACGGCCCCTCCCAGGATGGCAGGGAGCCCACAGCAGCAGCTTCCGACGCCCCCAGCCCCGGCCAAGCATCAGGTCGGCCTGCAGTTCTGGAAAGTCAGCCCCGGTGAAGGTCACGGAGGACCCGGCAGCTCCCCGCCGCTCAGGGCATGGGGTCGGGGGTCAGGCTGAGGCCTTCCAGCACTGAGCTGGCTGCCTTGGCTCTGCTCCTGCCAGGGTCCAGGAAGCCGCCAGACACTTGGGACACTCAATACCCCAGCTCCCAAACCAGGGGGCACAGGCTTGAAGGGGTCCATTTCCCTGGGCTCCCCGGGTCCCCCAGCCAGCCCAGGCCCTGAGCAACAGCAGCTCTGGCAGACCTGTGCCTGCCCCGGGGACCCCACGCTCCGCCTGGCTGGGTGACAGGCATCTCCCACCCCATCAAGAGTCCAGGGTCCCCTCTGTGGCAACCACTGCAGTGTGGGTCCAGCCCAGGAGATGAGGCTGAGAGAGAATGAAGGGGTGCAGCTGGGTTGGGCCAGAGGACGGAGCCTGGGCTGGGTGGGCTGGGGACCTGGACCCTCCTGCGAgaccacccaccccaccccgaCCTGTCCATTCTTTTGCTCCTGGGTGCCCAGTCACAGAGGCTGGAGACAGCACATTCCAGGGGAATTGCAGCTAAGTGGCTGATCACCTCCAACTGGGGCAGAAACCAGGTGGcagaggaggcagaggccagagaggtggTGCCGGCTCCAGGACATCCCCCCATTCACCCTAGCCCCGGCCCCGCTTCATCCTCACCCTcatcccagcccccagcccctccctcatTCACCCCGGCCGTGGTCCCCGCCCCAGCCCCCACTACCCCCATTCACCCCGGCCCcggcccccaccccgccccctctTCCACGTCTCTTTGTCTCGTCTCTGTCTGGCTCTGCGCGGCCCTGGGTCCCATTTCTGGCGTCTCCGTCTGTCGTCGCAGCCCCCACCTCCGGGGCTGGGGACTGGCTGCTGCTGAAGAACCTAAGAGCCCCCATTCCCGGATGGTGAGGCCCCAAGCGGTGCTCAGAAGGGCCTGGCTGGTGCTGCCTGATCCTGGGTGCCTGCCCCCGGCCCATTTTTGCCCAGGGTTGGCCCACCAGGTGGGGGAGGAGCCACTGAAAACTGGAAGCAAACGGGGGAGTCCGTGGCCCAGGGCTCACGCCAACCGGGAAGGTGCAGGCcaccctcctgcccctgcctcctcgGGGTCCCCACACGGCTGTCCCGCTGACCCAGCTCCAGGAGGGCCCGGCACAGCCTCCGTTCCCTGTGTGGATGGGTATCCGCCTGACTCTCTGGAAGGGAGCACTACCAAGTACTGTGGCcaagcagggcaggggctgcagaAGGGAGACCCCCGTTCTGGATCCAGGCCCCAGGGGCAGGCCGTGCTCACAGGTGGGGAGCAGAGAGGAGCCCCAAGCCGGGGCTTTTGCATCTGGCCTGGTATCCCGCAGCCCCACATCAGGGCCTCAGGACTTGAGAGGTGGTGTAGGAGCTGTTGGGGGCCCCAGGATAGTGCCCCACACCGGCCCTTGCCCGGCTGGACATCCCCAGGTGGTGACCACAGCCTTGGCAAGTGATGCAGAGGCCCTTCCAGACAGCCCCAGCCCCTGACGCCACCCTGGGGGTCCCAGGGAGAGAGGTGGGGATGGGTCAGCAGCCAAGTCCACCTTGTGCTGATTGGCGTCTGCCCACACACCTCGTCACCAGGCTGGGCCGTCCTGCCTCACTGCCCAGCAGGCCTTGGGGAGGGCCCCTTCTCTGCCAGTGCCAGGCAGGTCCAGGTCCCAGGGGAGGGGTAACAGCCGTGGGCTCCGGCCTCTTCCAACTTCCCAGACCCCACCAGCCACCAAGGGCCAACCAGAGACGGCATCTCCGCAGCTCAGCAGAGGCCCAGACATCCTGAGGCCGATCTGCACTCTTTGGTCTGGGTTTGCCAGAGCCAAAATGGGGTGGGGGCGAGGCCCAAATCCACAGGACCTGCCAGGGGGCAGCAGCATGGGGATAGCATATGGGACCCATCCCACCCTCCATGAGGCAATTCTGGCCCCTAAGGCCCCCGAGGGGCCCTGGTCGTTAGGGTGCGGCCGTCCCTAGGGCAGGCGAGGAGAAGCCTAGTGGTCCCAGCCCTGCTCCACCTGGGTGCCCCAGGCACGGCACCATCTGGGTGCACCTGAGCCTGCAGGGTGCCTTTCAGCTTCACACGCCTGCGGCAGCCAGTGCACACAAGCACGCAGTCCTGTGTGTGGCCTGCACGTCCTCTTGCTCTGCACAGACTCCCCACAGGACGCAGATCTCCCAAGGGCCCAGAACTGTGCTGCTCCCCAACCTCTGGTGCTTCCAGTGCCCCACGACCTGCTGACCCCCAAAGGCTGGACAGGCTGTGGGCAGAGCTGAGTGGGGCTGGCATGGACAGTGGTCCCTGTCCTCAGGGTTGGTGTGGCCCCTGCAGGGCCTGCCAGGGCAGAGCCCAGCCTCTGGCCATCACCATAACCCCAGGCCAGGCAAGTTGGCCCCGAAGGAGGCTCCACAGCCCGTACTCCAGACTACCAGGCTCTCATGTGAACAGCACCCTTCTGCCCCCACCCATCCCCTACCGACCTCGGCAGCCTGGCCTCCACCCCCAGTGAAACATCCAGGCAGCACCCGAGGGCGGCGGGCTCTTTATTGTGGTGACCACAGGCATCAGTGGGAGGGTCCCCGGGATCCTGCGGCAGCTCCTCGCCCAGCCCCCCTCGGCGCCTCACGTGCCCAGGAGCAGCCCGGAAAAGCTGGAGCCCGCCTGGATGGTGAGGACAGCCCCAGAGCCATTGTCCACAAACACAGAAGCGTACTGTCCAGCCTGTAAGAAGCATAGGGACGTCACAACCGCGGCCACAGCCCAGCCACCCGGCGGCCAACGTCTGCCCACCTGCCCTGCACTAGGAGGTGCCGAGGCCCCAGAGGTCTGCACCCTGAGTGCACCCGAACCCTCCTGCTCACACCAGGCCCGGCCTCACCTGCAGCTGCAGTAGCCCCTGCACCTGTGCCGTAAAGACTCTGCTGTTGCTCTCCAGGCCTGAGATGGCCTCCAGGGACCTGAACACAGCCCCACAGGGCAAGGAGGAGGCATTGCAGGTCCAGGGGGCCAAGACGCCCCCCAGTGCCCAGAGACTTGTGTGGCCTGTGAGTCCCGCCCAAGAGTGGTCTGGGGGCTGCCGCCTGAAGCGGGGGTTGAGGTCACTCACATGTGGCGCTGGCACAAGGACTCAATGCAGATGAGAGCACGCACCACGTCCCGGGCCCGCAGCCGGGCCTTGCCCTGCAGCTCACTGTGGTCTGCGGAGACAGCCCTGGGGAGGGTGGTGCatggggggcggggtgggggccaGTGGGGAGGGGCTTCAGGGCACACTGCCCAGGACAGGCCCAGGAGTGgctcctggggctgggggaggggaggcctgAGGCCGGGTGTGCAGCAGGGACCCCATGCCCAGTCCAAGGCCCCCATGGGGCAAGGGGCAGATCTCTAATGGGACCCGCGCCTGGGGCTGGCGATGCCAGGTGCCCCCAGAAAGCTCAGCCCCAGCCCCGTCACAGCACACGGCACAGCCAGCCCCATCCGGCTCACCCACGTGCAGACTGGCAGAGAACTGGAAGATGCCGGACGCGGGGGCCGTGAACCGACCTGAGGCCAGGCTCAGACCGGAGCCTCGCAGGAAGGCACCTTGGGCAGCAGGCTGTGAGGGGCAGTGGGTGAGCGGCCAGTGAAGGGCCTGGCCCCCACCCCACAGACCCCGCCTGGGGAAGGTGCCTGCAACCAACAGCCCCTCACTCGGAGCAGGACTCCCCAGGACCCTCACTCTCACTGCGGGCACCGACAGGACTGACCCTCGAGTCCACACCCAGGACGGTCTCCTCAGTCTGGGCATAAGGTGTGGTCTGGGGCCCCAGGGCCTCCCAACCCTCACCCGAGGCAGCCCCTCGCCCTCCGAGCCCCGCCCCCAACTCCCAACTCACGTGGGTGCCCCGTGAGTGTCAGAGTGTGGGTGGTCCCGTCTTGCCTGTGGGGCTCCACCCAGTGCCCCCCTCTGGGCTCCTGGCCCCACTCACAGCCTGGAAACCATGCAGCTCCACCAGTGTCCGCTTGTCCACCCGGCGGGGGCCCTGCAGCCGGCAATGAAAGGCCTCCCCCACCAGCCGCAGGCCCACCCCCTGGGGCAGCAGTGGGTCCAGGAGCCCTGAGAACCGGTGCTCCGTGGCCTCTGTGGGGAGGAGGGCACAGGCCGCCAACAGGGTCAGCATGGGGCCCAGGCACGTCGGGACTCTGGGCAGTGCGGGGCGGCTGACCTTTCAGCAGCTCCTGAAACTCGCGAAGCAGAGTCTCTGGGGTAACTTCTGCACCTGGAGGTCCTGGGGGACCAGGGGGCCCAGGAGGTCCTGGGGGACCCAAGAGGTCCCGCTGGGGGGAGACAGAAGAAGGTGAGGGTCCCAGTGGGACCCAGTGGGAGCTACCACCACACCCTGTCCCAGGCTCAGACCCTGCAGCAGCCCGGGCGGGGCTCACCTGCTTCTTGTCCCTGCTTCCGCACCGCTTCCTCAAGGCGCTGTCATCCGGCCGCCGGACAAAGTTCAGCCATGTCATGTGGGCGTCGGAGAACTCAGGTCCTGAGGCCTGGGATGGCTAAAGGGATGGGACGGGGTTAGCACACTGAGGCTGTGCCCTGCAGAGATCTGGGAACCCAGGGCAGTGGGGGGCACTCAGGGCAGACCCAGGGAAGGCATCACCAGCCATGAGAAAGACCCATGGCCGCCCTTGGGGGACTCAGAACCCGGACGTTCCAATGCCGGGGGCACCAGCAGTGCACGCACACAGGGCTTCTGTGGATGCAGCCAGAGCCTGATGCCCTGAGCCCGACAGGGGCCTGGTCCTGGCTGAGGCAGGGACACGGACGGGACAATGTGGACAGGACAGGAGAGGGTTTTCCACCAGCCTGAGAGTCCCAGAGACACCAGGCCAAGAGTGGCTGCTGACAGGGGAGCAGCAGGCACGGACCTTCGCTCCAAGgaccctctgccttccagttcaCCCCAGTCCTCAGGTTCAGGTCCAGGCAGCTGGGGCCAGCCCACCCAGTTTAAGCAAGGGTCAGACAGGGCCTGCCACCCTCTCCAGCCCTCCAATCACCCTCTCTTAAGCCACCCCAGCCCCCATACTCAGAGAAGATGTGCTAAGGAGGTTTGGGCTGGGGACAGCCTGGCCTGCAGGTGGAAGCGTGCAGGACTCTGATAGGAAGTGCGCAGCCGGGCCAGGAGGGAGCCCCTCCCCGGAGCAGGGTGAGCCAAGGGACCCTGGCCCGGGACAGAGTCCCGTCCTGCACTTGGCCTAGCCCGACACAGCGGGGCTGGGTTCTGAggacagcctcagcctcctgaccagACATGGCAGGTGGGTCCTCCCAGTGGACCAGACAGGCCTCTACCATGGGGGGTGGAGGACAGGCAGGGTGGGCGTGAACCCATCCCAGACCTGGGCCCACCCAGGGAGAAACAATCCAAGAGCATTCAAATTCACCTTTACTCCTCCCCCGACTCCTTATCCCGTTCCTCCCccactcctctcccctcctccccccactcctctcctctcctccccccactcttccccctcctccccccactcTCCCCCCCACTCCttatctccctccttcccccactcctccccctactcttctccccactcctccccaaCCAACTCCACCCCCTACTCCTCAGGCATCCACTATCTGCTTGCTCTCCTGGCATCACCCCCACAGTGTGCTGGAGGGACCCGGTGCCCTGGAGGGGCCTGTGTATCAACCCATCTGGGGGCTGAGGGCCAGAGGCAGCAGAGAGCAGACTGCAGGAGAACCGCCCAACCCTGGAAGCCTGGAGGGCAGCCTGAGCACACACCTTACAGCCCTCCAGCCCGCACCTTTCGAGGGAGGCCGCCACCCTGCAGGTTCTCTGGAGCAGTGGCCCTGGGCAGTGGGGTGCCCCCTCCCTTCCCCGGTGACTGGCCGCGACTGCTGAAGATCCCCCCTCTGCTCCACCCCTGCCAGCACTGCCAGGCTGGCCCTGGCGCTGGGAACCAGCCCACTCTTCCTGAGCTGGTAGAGCCGGGCCTCAACCCTCCTCAGCCTGCCCATCTGGGAAACGGGGCCTCGGGCTCCAGAGGGACCGCGTGGGCTGAGAGGCAGCCGGGCTGGCTGCGGCAGAGCCGGCCGGCCTCAGGAGGAGGGAGGCCAGCATCAAAGGTgtgagggctgggggtgggggctgctcTGGCAACTGCGGGTCCCCTCCCAGTCCTGGGGCCCCCGACGGCAGCGGCAAGGCCTGCCCTCGAAGACCCCTGGAGAGACCCTGAGCAGGAGAGAGGAAGCCCGGGGCTGAGGTGAGCTCGGGACCTTCTGTCTTTGTGAAGACACTCGGCCAGGCTGGGGCCTGAGGACTTAACCTGCAAGGGGGGGTGCTGGCTACACAGGACCCCTAGAAAGCACAAGGGACAGGCTCACCATGGCGTCTCCAGCCGCAGGAGTCATGGGGCGCTGGGCTCCCAGGGGGTCTGGTAAACCATCGAGCAAGCTGCCagagcccctccccacccccaagtcAGCAATTAACTTAATAGCAACAGGTTCCTCAGGGCGTGGCAGGCCCAGGCTTCGAAGGGTTAACTGTGGCCCCCAACCCCTGCGGGAAGCCCCCCttcacccacccaccccaggcCAGCTGGGGGCCAGGTCCGGGCTGCAAAGGAGGAGAGGGCTTCCCAGATTCCCGAGGCAGGACCGTGGCCGAGGCCTCAAAAAGGGCAACCCCGAGGCAGAGCCGGCGGGGACACAGCCTGCTGGGGGATGACGCCCCAGGATCCGAGCTCCGAAGTCGCCCCACAAGGGACTACGCGCGTCCCGGCCGCGTACCTTGGGGGCCTTGGGCAGCCCCTCGCGGGAGGACGCGCTGGCGGTGGCGTTGGGGGGATCCGCGCGCTGGCCAGGCTGCTGCGTCCTCTGTGCCTCCAGCCGGGCCCCGAGGCCCCCGAGGAGCGCGAGCTGCGGCCCGAGGAGGACCGCGACCACGGCCCAGGCCCAGCGCCGCATGGCTCCGTCCCGAGGCGGCTTAGCGTGGCGAGTCCCGGCGCCAGGGCGCAGTCATGGGGGCGGCCGGCGCTCAGAGCCCCCGCGCGGGGGCGAGGCCCAGGGGCGCGCCCGGTCTCCGCCGCTGCATGTCTGCGCGGACCTGCCCGGAACGGCGGCGCGACGGCACTCAGGTCCCGCTGGGGTCCCGCTCTGGTCCCCGCTCCCAGCCAGTCCTCTCTGGCcttctcactctgccgcccagtaAATCCTCCCCtcgcctcctcctccccagaccTCGCGGGCTTCAAGGGGGGCTCACACTTGGGTGATCCGCCAGCCCCCGGGCGCCCCGACGGCCAGGGGAGGAGACGGGGCGGAGACCCCCACTGACCCCTGCCTCTGCTCCTTGCCTCCCCTCCCCAGAACCCGCCCTGCCCCCACTGCTTCCCCAAAGGTCCACCTCATCCTGGGAACCGTGAAGACAGCTGCCTGCCTCCTCGCCCTCCCTCCCAGCTGAGCTCAGCGCGGCTCCCCTCACACCAGCCTCTGCAGCGAGCCACCAGGAGGGCACCTACCAGCCAGCCAAAGCCCCAGCCCCTTCCCAGGACCTCCTCACCCAGGCCCTCCCGGGTGCCCCGCCCTGACTCACGGCCCCGGCCCAGGGTCCTGGGGGTGCTGGCGGGCCTGGCTGGGGCCCCACTCGGGGGAAAGGTGAGGCCAGATCATGGCGACAGACCCCTTGGGCTCACTGGCTGGAGGAAGGGGGTGGCCAGGTGGGGCTGGAAGACCCTCCAGCCGCCTGGTCCTGGCCGAGGCTAACAGTGGCCCCAAAAGAAACAGGAAGGTAACATGCCAGCCCTGATGCACAGCTCGGAACACTCCAGACCCTCCCCTCTTGCCAGACACGAAGGCAGCCACACCgagaccccagccccaggccaCATCCACAGACAGAGCCACCGGAGACCAGGCTGGGATGGGGATGACGCTCAGGAACCCGCCAGGGACCCCGGCTGCCCCCGACCCCTCCAGGCTCTCGACGCTGCCTGACTGGCACCTCCAGAGCGCACTGTGGAAGCCTCTCAGCCCCGTGTCCGCTGGTAAAGGTGGTGGAGGACTCTGGGGACATGGCACAGCGCCCACACAGTACCAGCCCTGCCGGACGCCCGCAGGTGTGGCCTGCATCCAGCATGGGTCGGGAAAGGCAGC from Rhinopithecus roxellana isolate Shanxi Qingling chromosome 12, ASM756505v1, whole genome shotgun sequence encodes:
- the C1QTNF12 gene encoding adipolin isoform X6 codes for the protein MRRWAWAVVAVLLGPQLALLGGLGARLEAQRTQQPGQRADPPNATASASSREGLPKAPKPSQASGPEFSDAHMTWLNFVRRPDDSALRKRCGSRDKKQRDLLGPPGPPGPPGPPGPPGAEVTPETLLREFQELLKGCEWGQEPRGGHWVEPHRQDGTTHTLTLTGHPPCCPRCLPARLRSEPGLRSVHGPRVRHLPVLCQSARGAVSADHSELQGKARLRARDVVRALICIESLCQRHMSLEAISGLESNSRVFTAQVQGLLQLQAGQYASVFVDNGSGAVLTIQAGSSFSGLLLGT
- the C1QTNF12 gene encoding adipolin isoform X4 — protein: MTPAAGDAMPSQASGPEFSDAHMTWLNFVRRPDDSALRKRCGSRDKKQRDLLGPPGPPGPPGPPGPPGAEVTPETLLREFQELLKGQPPRTAQSPDVPGPHADPVGGLCPPPHRGHGAPVLRAPGPTAAPGGGPAAGGGGLSLPAAGPPPGGQADTGGAAWFPGCEWGQEPRGGHWVEPHRQDGTTHTLTLTGHPPCCPRCLPARLRSEPGLRSVHGPRVRHLPVLCQSARGAVSADHSELQGKARLRARDVVRALICIESLCQRHMSLEAISGLESNSRVFTAQVQGLLQLQAGQYASVFVDNGSGAVLTIQAGSSFSGLLLGT
- the C1QTNF12 gene encoding adipolin isoform X1, which encodes MRRWAWAVVAVLLGPQLALLGGLGARLEAQRTQQPGQRADPPNATASASSREGLPKAPKPSQASGPEFSDAHMTWLNFVRRPDDSALRKRCGSRDKKQRDLLGPPGPPGPPGPPGPPGAEVTPETLLREFQELLKGQPPRTAQSPDVPGPHADPVGGLCPPPHRGHGAPVLRAPGPTAAPGGGPAAGGGGLSLPAAGPPPGGQADTGGAAWFPGCEWGQEPRGGHWVEPHRQDGTTHTLTLTGHPPCCPRCLPARLRSEPGLRSVHGPRVRHLPVLCQSARGAVSADHSELQGKARLRARDVVRALICIESLCQRHMSLEAISGLESNSRVFTAQVQGLLQLQAGQYASVFVDNGSGAVLTIQAGSSFSGLLLGT
- the C1QTNF12 gene encoding adipolin isoform X2, with the protein product MRRWAWAVVAVLLGPQLALLGGLGARLEAQRTQQPGQRADPPNATASASSREGLPKAPKPSQASGPEFSDAHMTWLNFVRRPDDSALRKRCGSRDKKQRDLLGPPGPPGPPGPPGPPGAEVTPETLLREFQELLKGQPPRTAQSPDVPGPHADPVGGLCPPPHRGHGAPVLRAPGPTAAPGGGPAAGGGGLSLPAAGPPPGGQADTGGAAWFPGSCCPRCLPARLRSEPGLRSVHGPRVRHLPVLCQSARGAVSADHSELQGKARLRARDVVRALICIESLCQRHMSLEAISGLESNSRVFTAQVQGLLQLQAGQYASVFVDNGSGAVLTIQAGSSFSGLLLGT
- the C1QTNF12 gene encoding adipolin isoform X3 encodes the protein MRRWAWAVVAVLLGPQLALLGGLGARLEAQRTQQPGQRADPPNATASASSREGLPKAPKPSQASGPEFSDAHMTWLNFVRRPDDSALRKRCGSRDKKQRDLLGPPGPPGPPGPPGPPGAEVTPETLLREFQELLKEATEHRFSGLLDPLLPQGVGLRLVGEAFHCRLQGPRRVDKRTLVELHGFQAPAAQGAFLRGSGLSLASGRFTAPASGIFQFSASLHVGLSPQTTVSCRARPGCGPGTWCVLSSALSPCASATCPWRPSQAWRATAESLRHRCRGYCSCRLDSTLLCLWTMALGLSSPSRRAPAFPGCSWAREAPRGAGRGAAAGSRGPSH
- the C1QTNF12 gene encoding adipolin isoform X5, with product MRRWAWAVVAVLLGPQLALLGGLGARLEAQRTQQPGQRADPPNATASASSREGLPKAPKPSQASGPEFSDAHMTWLNFVRRPDDSALRKRCGSRDKKQRDLLGPPGPPGPPGPPGPPGAEVTPETLLREFQELLKEATEHRFSGLLDPLLPQGVGLRLVGEAFHCRLQGPRRVDKRTLVELHGFQAPAAQGAFLRGSGLSLASGRFTAPASGIFQFSASLHVDHSELQGKARLRARDVVRALICIESLCQRHMSLEAISGLESNSRVFTAQVQGLLQLQAGQYASVFVDNGSGAVLTIQAGSSFSGLLLGT